In Vibrio gallicus, a single window of DNA contains:
- a CDS encoding ATP-dependent zinc protease family protein → MKYWKSLAIAIAGVMLGACSSAPTTSQDNGATSTPSFEQETEESVEVVDEVKEPEVKKEPVEAVKVPLPSKTKDGKLILGEKEWVYFPKSNRHVRARIDSGATTSSLSAVDVKEFERDGKKWVKFKPAFNNKVGKELSLPVERWAKIKQSSTDSADKRAVVSVWIQLGDLKEKTEFTLVDRSHLSYPVLLGRSFVRDVAIVDVSRKYVQPKVTK, encoded by the coding sequence ATGAAATATTGGAAGTCTTTAGCAATTGCGATAGCAGGTGTTATGTTGGGTGCATGTTCGAGCGCACCGACTACAAGTCAAGATAATGGTGCCACAAGCACACCAAGCTTTGAGCAAGAAACTGAAGAAAGCGTCGAAGTCGTTGACGAAGTGAAAGAGCCAGAAGTAAAAAAAGAGCCAGTTGAGGCGGTAAAAGTGCCGCTACCTTCCAAAACTAAGGACGGTAAGCTAATTCTAGGCGAGAAAGAATGGGTTTATTTCCCTAAGTCTAATCGTCATGTGCGAGCGCGAATTGACTCTGGCGCGACGACATCATCGCTGTCCGCTGTCGACGTCAAAGAGTTTGAACGAGATGGTAAAAAGTGGGTTAAGTTTAAGCCGGCTTTCAATAATAAGGTTGGTAAAGAATTAAGCCTGCCAGTAGAGCGCTGGGCGAAGATCAAGCAATCTAGTACTGACTCGGCAGATAAGCGAGCTGTGGTCTCAGTTTGGATCCAACTAGGCGATTTAAAAGAAAAAACCGAGTTTACGCTGGTGGATCGATCTCATTTGAGTTATCCGGTTTTGCTAGGACGCAGCTTTGTTCGTGATGTCGCTATCGTAGATGTTAGCCGCAAATATGTTCAACCAAAAGTTACGAAATAA
- a CDS encoding DUF3069 domain-containing protein translates to MSETQDIQTIDLAEVSKELRQVIEFDEVPEQMYQMVVSIHEAAEQEVRQAWDDLPASAQNVVDSFEQFHALTSVSQAFAGVGLLEEFPSLNIPENMDEEQTNAYKAQMLDQVLFNCIKDMVKQLKKARRDPILKREFNSVFLRD, encoded by the coding sequence ATGTCAGAAACCCAAGATATCCAAACCATTGACTTAGCTGAAGTATCGAAAGAACTGCGTCAAGTTATCGAGTTTGATGAAGTCCCAGAACAAATGTATCAAATGGTGGTTTCTATCCATGAAGCTGCTGAACAAGAAGTTCGCCAAGCATGGGATGACCTACCCGCTAGTGCGCAAAACGTGGTAGACAGCTTTGAGCAATTCCACGCCTTAACATCTGTTAGCCAAGCTTTCGCCGGTGTTGGTCTTCTTGAAGAATTTCCAAGCTTAAACATTCCGGAAAACATGGATGAAGAACAAACCAATGCCTATAAGGCACAAATGCTCGATCAAGTACTGTTTAATTGTATAAAAGATATGGTTAAACAGCTGAAAAAAGCTCGCCGTGACCCTATCTTAAAACGTGAATTTAATAGCGTATTCCTACGCGATTAA
- the modB gene encoding molybdate ABC transporter permease subunit: protein MVLTDYELAALLLSLKIALIASVCLLPIGIGLGWLLARKEFYGKSLLDGIIHLPLVLPPVVVGYLLLVLFGSQGIFGRALQNAFGISFAFNWHGAVLAAAVVSLPLMVRSIRLGIMGVDPKFEQAAMTLGAKPWKVFVTITLPLTLPGLISGFLLAFARSLGEFGATITFVSNIPGETQTIPLAMFSFLETPGAEFQAMRLCILAIVIALSSLFISELLSRKAQRNLGYI, encoded by the coding sequence ATGGTGCTAACCGATTATGAATTAGCGGCATTACTTCTTAGCCTTAAGATAGCCCTAATCGCTTCTGTATGCTTATTACCGATAGGAATTGGCTTAGGCTGGTTGTTGGCGCGTAAGGAGTTTTACGGTAAATCGCTACTCGATGGGATTATCCACCTACCGTTGGTATTACCCCCAGTGGTGGTGGGTTATCTATTATTGGTTTTGTTTGGCAGCCAAGGAATATTTGGTCGAGCACTGCAAAATGCATTCGGCATCTCATTTGCGTTTAATTGGCATGGTGCGGTTCTTGCGGCAGCGGTGGTGTCGTTGCCGTTAATGGTGCGGTCGATTCGGTTAGGCATTATGGGGGTTGACCCTAAGTTTGAACAAGCTGCAATGACGCTAGGTGCAAAGCCGTGGAAGGTTTTTGTTACGATAACCTTACCGCTAACTCTTCCGGGGTTAATTTCTGGGTTCCTATTGGCATTTGCTCGCAGTTTAGGTGAGTTTGGAGCCACCATCACCTTTGTTTCCAACATTCCGGGTGAAACCCAAACCATTCCCTTAGCCATGTTTAGTTTTTTAGAGACTCCGGGCGCAGAGTTTCAAGCGATGCGACTGTGTATTCTTGCCATAGTTATTGCATTGAGCTCACTGTTTATTAGTGAACTGCTATCTCGAAAAGCACAACGTAACTTGGGGTATATTTGA
- the nrdG gene encoding anaerobic ribonucleoside-triphosphate reductase-activating protein, which yields MNIHQYYPIDVVNGPGTRCTLFVSGCIHQCRGCYNQSTWSPSSGVQFTPEMEEQIINDLKDTRIKRRGLSLSGGDPLLPANVAAVLHLVQRVKRECPDKDIWMWTGYLLGELSDAQRQVVDYVDTLIDGKFEQEQASAMLEWRGSANQVIHYFKKNEL from the coding sequence ATGAATATCCATCAATACTACCCAATAGACGTTGTTAATGGGCCAGGTACGCGCTGTACTTTGTTTGTGTCAGGTTGTATTCATCAGTGTCGTGGTTGTTACAATCAATCTACTTGGTCACCAAGCTCTGGAGTACAGTTCACTCCAGAGATGGAAGAGCAGATCATCAATGATCTAAAAGACACGCGAATTAAGAGAAGAGGGCTTTCTCTATCTGGTGGCGATCCTTTACTACCTGCTAACGTTGCTGCGGTCTTGCATTTGGTACAACGGGTCAAGCGTGAATGTCCAGATAAAGATATCTGGATGTGGACCGGTTACCTACTCGGTGAATTGAGCGATGCACAACGTCAAGTAGTTGATTATGTTGATACCTTAATTGATGGAAAGTTTGAACAAGAGCAAGCGAGCGCGATGTTAGAATGGCGTGGCAGTGCAAACCAAGTCATACATTATTTTAAAAAAAATGAGCTGTAA
- the nrdD gene encoding anaerobic ribonucleoside-triphosphate reductase, with protein sequence MNPVVQKRDGSLAPFTLDRIVAAVESAAAQINLNASEYAVTVAKSVEAQLEGCKEVDIQQIQTLVENELMQGPLKGLARSYIEYRHDRDSAREKKSALNQEIQGLIEQSNADLLNENANKDGKVIPTQRDLLAGIVAKHYAKTHILPRDIVQAHDQGDIHYHDLDYAPFFPMFNCMLIDLKGMLTHGFKMGNAEIDTPKSISTATAVTAQIIAQVASHIYGGTTINRIDEILEPYVISSYEKHLKVAQEWDIHAPEAFARSRTEKECYDAFQSLEYEVNTLHTANGQTPFVTFGFGLGDSWASKLIQESILRNRIAGLGKNRKTAVFPKLVFAIKDGLNHKKSDPNYDIKQLALECASKRMYPDILNYDKVVEVTGSFKTPMGCRSFLNVYEENGEMIHDGRNNLGVVSLNLPRIALQAKGDIARFYEILDQRLVTARRALETRIERLENVKARVAPILYMEGACGVRLQPDDSVSEIFKNGRASISLGYIGIHEAINALFGTSEHVYDAPELREKALEMIAYLKSNVDQWTDETGYGFSLYGTPSENLCSRFARIDTQEFGVVAGVTDRGYYTNSFHLDVEKKVNPYDKIDFEKPYPHISSGGFICYGEFPNMQRNVEALENVWDYSYAHVPYYGTNTPIDECYECGYTGEFDCTSKGFTCPNCGNHDSTKVSVTRRVCGYLGSPDARPFNFGKQEEVKRRVKHL encoded by the coding sequence GTGAATCCAGTTGTGCAAAAAAGAGATGGCTCTCTTGCTCCGTTTACTTTAGACCGTATCGTAGCAGCAGTAGAAAGCGCCGCGGCTCAAATCAACCTCAATGCATCAGAGTATGCAGTAACTGTAGCAAAGTCGGTTGAGGCTCAGCTGGAAGGGTGTAAAGAGGTCGATATACAACAGATCCAAACACTCGTTGAGAATGAACTGATGCAAGGTCCGTTAAAAGGGCTGGCTCGCTCTTATATTGAATACCGCCATGACCGTGATAGTGCACGTGAAAAGAAAAGCGCACTAAACCAAGAGATCCAAGGTTTGATCGAACAATCTAATGCGGATCTTCTCAATGAAAACGCAAATAAAGATGGCAAGGTTATTCCGACTCAGCGTGATTTATTGGCCGGTATTGTCGCTAAGCACTACGCGAAAACGCACATTCTTCCTCGTGATATTGTACAGGCACATGATCAAGGTGATATTCACTATCATGACCTGGATTACGCACCGTTTTTCCCAATGTTTAACTGCATGTTGATTGACCTTAAAGGCATGTTGACCCATGGCTTTAAAATGGGTAATGCGGAGATCGATACACCGAAATCTATCTCTACGGCGACAGCGGTTACAGCACAAATTATTGCACAGGTTGCGAGTCATATTTATGGCGGTACAACCATCAACCGCATTGATGAAATACTAGAACCTTACGTGATCTCAAGCTACGAGAAACATCTTAAGGTTGCTCAAGAGTGGGATATCCACGCTCCCGAAGCATTTGCTCGCTCTCGTACTGAAAAAGAGTGCTATGACGCATTCCAATCTTTAGAGTATGAAGTCAACACGCTACATACCGCAAATGGCCAAACTCCGTTTGTGACATTTGGATTTGGTTTAGGTGACTCTTGGGCATCAAAGCTTATTCAAGAGTCTATTTTACGTAATCGTATTGCAGGCCTTGGTAAAAACCGTAAAACAGCAGTATTTCCAAAGCTGGTATTCGCTATCAAAGATGGCTTAAACCACAAGAAATCTGATCCAAACTACGATATCAAACAACTGGCATTAGAATGCGCATCTAAGCGTATGTACCCAGATATCTTAAACTACGACAAAGTTGTCGAGGTGACGGGTTCATTCAAAACGCCAATGGGTTGCCGCAGCTTCCTAAATGTTTATGAAGAAAATGGTGAGATGATACATGACGGGCGTAATAACCTGGGTGTTGTTAGCCTGAACTTGCCACGTATCGCACTACAAGCAAAAGGCGATATTGCACGTTTCTATGAAATTTTGGATCAACGCCTTGTTACGGCTCGCCGTGCACTTGAAACCCGTATTGAGCGCCTAGAAAACGTGAAAGCGCGTGTTGCACCTATCCTATATATGGAAGGGGCATGTGGTGTTCGTTTACAACCTGATGATTCAGTTTCCGAAATATTCAAAAATGGCCGTGCATCAATTTCATTGGGCTATATCGGTATTCATGAAGCAATCAATGCGCTATTTGGTACTAGTGAGCATGTTTACGATGCCCCTGAGCTTCGTGAAAAAGCACTAGAAATGATCGCGTACCTGAAATCAAATGTTGATCAATGGACAGATGAAACAGGGTATGGCTTTAGCCTCTATGGCACACCAAGCGAAAATCTATGCAGTCGTTTCGCACGCATCGACACCCAAGAATTTGGCGTCGTAGCCGGAGTTACTGACCGAGGTTATTACACCAACAGCTTCCACCTAGATGTTGAGAAGAAAGTAAACCCGTACGATAAGATTGATTTTGAAAAACCTTATCCACACATTTCAAGTGGCGGTTTTATCTGTTATGGCGAATTTCCTAACATGCAGCGCAACGTAGAAGCCCTAGAAAATGTTTGGGATTACTCCTACGCTCACGTTCCATACTATGGCACTAATACACCGATAGATGAGTGTTATGAATGTGGATACACGGGTGAGTTTGATTGTACAAGTAAGGGCTTTACTTGCCCAAATTGTGGCAATCATGATTCAACCAAGGTTTCAGTTACCCGTCGCGTATGTGGGTACTTGGGAAGCCCTGACGCTCGACCATTTAACTTTGGTAAGCAAGAAGAAGTTAAACGCCGCGTTAAGCACCTTTAA
- the modA gene encoding molybdate ABC transporter substrate-binding protein, whose amino-acid sequence MYRFITLFLAICFSSLTYAKPVVYIYAASSMTEAVTQVTKHFEDSNIEVKAVFGSSSSLARQIEHKAPADIYISANTLWMDYVEQALSPKQKGFNFASNGLVLTIPNSSHAKPIALSNASDWAGLLGKQRLAIGEPNTVPVGIYAKETLEKLKVWDQIKEQLAPMKNTRATLAMVERGEVPAGIVYHTDAIQSSKVKVLQVIPSQFHEPINYPIIQLSDKPEVTKVYNYFLGEEMKSKLKELGFTTIN is encoded by the coding sequence ATGTATCGATTTATAACGCTATTTTTAGCTATCTGTTTTAGCTCACTGACCTACGCTAAACCGGTTGTTTATATATATGCCGCTTCCTCTATGACCGAAGCGGTAACACAAGTAACCAAGCACTTTGAAGACTCAAATATCGAAGTTAAAGCGGTGTTTGGTAGCTCGTCTTCTTTAGCGCGTCAAATAGAGCATAAGGCGCCAGCGGATATCTATATTTCTGCAAATACACTGTGGATGGATTATGTTGAACAGGCATTATCTCCAAAACAGAAAGGGTTTAATTTTGCCTCTAACGGCTTGGTGCTTACGATTCCTAATTCGAGTCATGCCAAACCGATTGCTTTGAGTAATGCTTCAGACTGGGCTGGGCTATTGGGTAAACAGCGTTTAGCTATTGGTGAACCCAATACGGTACCAGTTGGGATCTACGCAAAAGAAACCCTAGAAAAACTCAAGGTATGGGACCAAATTAAAGAGCAACTAGCACCGATGAAGAACACCCGTGCCACACTTGCCATGGTTGAGCGTGGTGAGGTTCCTGCGGGGATTGTTTACCATACCGACGCAATTCAATCGTCAAAGGTGAAGGTTCTTCAAGTTATTCCAAGCCAGTTCCATGAACCAATTAATTATCCAATTATTCAACTTTCCGATAAGCCTGAAGTTACGAAGGTTTATAACTATTTCTTGGGTGAAGAAATGAAAAGCAAGCTAAAAGAGCTTGGCTTTACGACGATTAATTAA
- a CDS encoding amino acid aminotransferase, protein MFSHLPSPQQDPILSLSAAYRKDTRDNKVDLGIGVYKNSDGVTPVMRAVIAAQQKMLDAQTTKAYVGMAGDEEFNLQALRLLTQDQSVIERASSIQTPGASGGLRMLAEIIAFSQPGSTVWLSNPSYVNHQPVMEAAGLKVKHYQYFDAKTKQVDLNAMLSDLKGAGRQDIVLLHGCCHNPTGADLSVEGWKAVTELAQHNGFTPFIDIAYQGFGNGLEQDAFGVQYMSANLPEMLVTSSCSKNFGLYRERTGSAIIIGENITHANNARGKLMQLARSTYTMPPAHGASIVKTILLDNDLTADWKSELEEMRLRLRALRTGLCQEIKQRSGSDEFEFIKQHQGMFSVLGFSAEQMVKLREQYAIYGVDDGRINIAGLREQDLANVAQAIIDVKS, encoded by the coding sequence ATGTTTAGCCATCTACCTTCCCCACAACAGGACCCGATCCTGTCATTGTCAGCCGCTTATCGTAAAGATACACGAGATAACAAAGTAGACCTTGGTATCGGGGTGTACAAAAACAGTGACGGTGTCACTCCTGTCATGCGTGCTGTTATTGCCGCACAACAAAAAATGCTCGATGCCCAAACTACTAAAGCGTATGTCGGTATGGCGGGGGACGAAGAATTCAACCTGCAAGCATTGCGTCTGCTTACTCAAGATCAGTCGGTAATCGAACGAGCATCATCAATACAGACCCCAGGCGCGAGTGGTGGTCTACGTATGCTGGCAGAGATTATCGCGTTTTCTCAACCGGGCTCGACGGTTTGGCTTAGTAATCCTAGCTATGTGAATCATCAACCAGTGATGGAAGCGGCGGGTTTGAAGGTCAAGCATTATCAATATTTTGATGCAAAAACCAAACAAGTTGACCTAAATGCCATGTTAAGCGACTTAAAAGGTGCGGGTAGACAAGATATCGTGTTACTGCATGGATGTTGCCATAACCCAACCGGTGCAGATTTAAGCGTTGAGGGATGGAAAGCGGTAACGGAACTGGCACAGCACAACGGTTTTACCCCGTTTATTGATATCGCATATCAAGGATTTGGTAATGGGCTTGAGCAAGATGCGTTCGGTGTACAGTATATGTCAGCTAATCTTCCAGAGATGTTGGTAACAAGTTCTTGCTCTAAAAACTTTGGTCTTTATCGTGAAAGAACTGGTAGCGCGATTATCATCGGTGAAAATATCACTCACGCAAATAACGCTCGTGGCAAGCTTATGCAGTTAGCTCGATCAACTTACACTATGCCACCTGCGCATGGAGCGTCTATAGTTAAAACTATATTACTCGACAACGACTTAACCGCAGATTGGAAGAGTGAGCTTGAAGAGATGCGCCTACGTTTGCGTGCTCTTCGAACGGGTCTTTGCCAAGAGATTAAGCAACGTAGTGGTAGTGATGAGTTTGAGTTTATTAAGCAACATCAAGGTATGTTCAGCGTGCTTGGTTTTAGCGCAGAACAGATGGTTAAACTTCGTGAGCAGTATGCGATTTATGGCGTTGATGATGGGCGTATTAATATTGCAGGACTGCGCGAGCAAGACCTTGCGAATGTAGCTCAAGCAATTATTGACGTTAAATCTTAG
- the modC gene encoding molybdenum ABC transporter ATP-binding protein ModC, translating to MLTVSFKHSFEAQTFDINANIPAKGVTAVFGRSGSGKTTLLNVIAGLVTPDEGRVALSGRVLFDSATGITVPIWKRECAVVFQDSRLFPHLSIKQNLNYGRPNTVNESKYQEIINLLDIEHLVEAKPHQLSGGEKQRVGIARALLSQPKLLLMDEPLASLDIPRKREVLNYLQNLAQRIDIPVIYVTHSLEEVMNLADNLLLVEQGEITGFGSVEDVWNGESLALWKGQGQHSSLLNVKVCEPHTDHCMRRLEVANHSLWVPDDGFNGLVNKCMRLRINASDVSVTTSQAVGSSIRNILPVTVLSIAQLSEHSVLLELELAAGVSIKSTITVWAARELDLTHGTTLYAQIKGVSFTQQNLASH from the coding sequence ATGCTGACGGTGAGTTTCAAACACAGCTTTGAAGCCCAAACATTTGATATAAATGCCAATATCCCAGCTAAAGGCGTTACCGCCGTATTTGGGCGCTCTGGTAGTGGTAAAACCACCTTACTCAATGTCATTGCGGGTTTAGTTACACCTGATGAAGGCAGGGTTGCGCTATCAGGAAGGGTGCTATTTGATAGTGCTACGGGGATAACAGTGCCCATCTGGAAGCGAGAGTGCGCAGTTGTTTTTCAAGATTCGAGATTGTTTCCGCATCTGTCTATCAAACAAAACCTAAACTATGGTAGACCTAACACCGTCAATGAGAGTAAATACCAAGAGATTATTAATCTATTAGATATAGAACATCTGGTTGAGGCAAAACCTCATCAGCTGAGCGGCGGCGAAAAGCAGCGAGTTGGTATTGCTCGTGCATTGCTCTCGCAGCCCAAATTACTTTTGATGGATGAACCGTTAGCGAGTTTAGATATTCCTCGTAAGCGTGAGGTATTAAATTATCTACAAAATTTGGCACAACGCATTGATATTCCAGTTATTTATGTCACGCACAGTCTTGAAGAAGTCATGAATCTAGCCGATAACTTGTTATTAGTCGAACAGGGTGAAATAACAGGATTTGGCTCAGTAGAGGATGTTTGGAACGGAGAAAGCTTAGCGCTATGGAAAGGACAGGGTCAGCACAGCTCACTGTTGAACGTTAAGGTATGTGAACCTCACACAGATCACTGCATGCGCAGACTAGAGGTAGCCAATCACAGTCTATGGGTTCCTGATGATGGCTTTAACGGCCTTGTAAACAAGTGTATGCGTTTACGTATCAATGCCAGTGATGTATCTGTGACAACGTCACAAGCGGTGGGGAGCTCTATTCGAAATATATTACCGGTAACGGTGCTATCTATTGCGCAGTTGAGCGAACATTCTGTATTACTGGAGTTAGAACTAGCCGCAGGCGTCTCAATTAAGTCTACGATAACTGTGTGGGCGGCAAGAGAGTTAGATCTGACGCATGGAACAACACTCTACGCTCAAATCAAAGGCGTGAGTTTTACTCAGCAGAATTTGGCATCCCATTAG